From a single Bacillus pumilus genomic region:
- the walK gene encoding cell wall metabolism sensor histidine kinase WalK, with amino-acid sequence MSKVGFFRSIHFKLTLIYVLLIIVAMQIIGVYFVKQLEQSLINSYDNSLNQRIYSLSYYLEQDSSKSKAELKEDAQKILNDFNNKDESNEISEVSYIDESREVIASVNNGSQEIAGKKITDQIISRIFAVGKDYEKKFYDPESNKRVRISATAVKNENQETVGVIYVVSSMESVFNQMRTINTILATGTLIALGTTALLGIFIFRTITHPISDMRKQAIELAKGNFSRKVRKYGHDEIGQLATTFNHLTRELEEAQLMTEGERKKLSSVIAYMTDGVIATNQNGAIILLNSPALELLNVSRETALEMPITSLLGLEDTHTFEDLVENQDSMLLEIEREDQLSVLRVNFSVIQKEHGKIDGLIAVIYDVTEQEKIDAERREFVANVSHELRTPLTTMRSYLEALAEGAIGDKELAPRFLSVTQNETERMIRLVNDLLQLSKFDSKDYQFNREWTNFIRFISLVIDRFEMTKEQHVDFIRNLPQRELYVEIDQDKITQVLDNIISNAMKYSPEGGHITFTVDLDEEKGLVLFSVKDEGIGIPKKDMDKIFERFYRVDKARTRKLGGTGLGLAIAKEMVQAHGGDIWADSVEGKGTTVTFTLPYNEEQEDDWDEA; translated from the coding sequence ATGAGTAAAGTAGGTTTTTTTCGCTCGATTCATTTCAAATTGACCTTAATTTACGTGCTGCTGATCATCGTCGCCATGCAGATCATTGGTGTGTACTTTGTGAAGCAGCTAGAGCAGTCCTTAATCAATTCATATGATAATTCCTTGAATCAGCGAATCTACTCGTTATCGTATTACCTAGAACAAGATTCATCGAAAAGCAAGGCAGAATTAAAAGAGGATGCTCAAAAGATATTAAACGACTTTAACAACAAAGACGAGTCTAATGAAATTTCTGAAGTCAGCTATATTGACGAAAGCAGAGAGGTGATTGCCTCTGTGAATAATGGCAGTCAGGAGATTGCTGGCAAGAAAATCACAGATCAAATCATTAGCCGGATTTTCGCAGTGGGCAAAGACTATGAAAAGAAATTCTATGACCCAGAATCAAATAAACGGGTGCGTATTTCTGCGACAGCCGTGAAAAATGAAAACCAAGAAACGGTCGGTGTGATTTATGTTGTGTCATCAATGGAGAGCGTGTTTAACCAAATGCGAACCATTAACACCATTTTGGCGACGGGCACACTAATCGCCCTTGGAACGACTGCACTCCTTGGGATCTTCATCTTCAGAACGATCACTCATCCTATTTCAGATATGAGAAAACAGGCGATCGAGCTTGCCAAAGGGAACTTTTCTAGGAAGGTCCGAAAGTATGGACATGACGAGATTGGCCAGCTTGCAACGACCTTTAACCATCTGACGAGAGAGCTGGAGGAAGCGCAGCTCATGACAGAGGGTGAGCGTAAGAAGCTTTCTTCTGTTATTGCCTATATGACGGATGGTGTCATCGCCACGAATCAAAACGGTGCCATTATTCTATTAAACAGCCCGGCACTAGAGCTTTTGAACGTTTCACGTGAAACAGCACTAGAGATGCCGATCACGTCCTTACTGGGCCTTGAGGACACGCATACCTTTGAAGATTTAGTTGAAAATCAAGATTCCATGCTGCTAGAAATCGAACGCGAAGATCAGCTATCTGTTTTACGTGTAAATTTCTCAGTGATTCAGAAAGAGCATGGGAAGATTGATGGTTTAATTGCAGTCATTTATGACGTCACAGAGCAGGAGAAAATTGATGCAGAACGCCGTGAATTCGTTGCAAACGTATCACATGAGCTGCGCACACCGCTGACGACGATGCGAAGCTATCTTGAGGCACTGGCTGAAGGGGCGATTGGTGATAAAGAGCTTGCGCCAAGATTCCTCAGTGTCACACAAAATGAAACAGAGCGCATGATCCGGCTTGTCAATGACCTGCTGCAGCTGTCTAAGTTTGACAGCAAGGATTATCAATTCAACCGTGAATGGACGAATTTTATCAGATTTATCTCATTGGTCATTGATCGTTTTGAAATGACGAAGGAACAGCACGTCGATTTTATCCGAAACCTGCCGCAGCGTGAATTATATGTGGAGATCGATCAAGATAAAATCACACAGGTGCTCGATAATATCATTTCCAATGCCATGAAATACTCTCCAGAGGGTGGACATATCACGTTTACGGTTGATCTGGATGAGGAGAAGGGTCTTGTATTATTCAGCGTCAAAGATGAAGGAATCGGCATTCCGAAGAAGGATATGGATAAAATCTTTGAACGTTTTTATCGAGTGGATAAGGCGAGAACAAGAAAGCTTGGTGGAACCGGCCTAGGCCTTGCGATTGCAAAAGAAATGGTTCAGGCTCATGGCGGAGATATTTGGGCTGACAGCGTTGAAGGAAAAGGAACAACAGTGACCTTTACCCTTCCGTACAATGAAGAACAAGAGGATGATTGGGATGAAGCGTGA
- a CDS encoding MBL fold metallo-hydrolase, translating to MSLQFSVLASGSTGNAFYLETDEHAFLVDAGLSGKQMVELLGQIDRKPEDLDGIFVTHEHSDHIKGLGVMARKYKLPVYANAKTWQAMESHIGKIDTEQKFHFDMETVQSFGGLDVESFGVSHDAAEPMFYVFHYGGRKLALMTDTGYVSDRMKGIIQSANTFVFESNHDVGMLQMGRYPWSIKRRILSDVGHVSNEDAALAMTDVIGDATSRIYLAHLSQDNNMKDLARMAVQQTLEMKGFVVGDGFDLYDTDPKKATPLCAV from the coding sequence ATGAGCTTGCAGTTCAGTGTACTAGCGAGCGGAAGTACGGGGAATGCTTTTTATTTAGAAACAGACGAGCATGCCTTTTTAGTGGATGCGGGTTTAAGCGGCAAACAAATGGTCGAGCTGCTTGGTCAAATCGACCGCAAGCCTGAAGACTTGGACGGCATTTTTGTGACACACGAGCACTCAGATCATATTAAAGGGCTCGGTGTCATGGCAAGAAAGTACAAGCTTCCTGTCTATGCAAATGCGAAAACATGGCAGGCGATGGAGTCTCATATCGGGAAAATTGACACAGAGCAAAAATTCCATTTTGATATGGAAACCGTTCAATCGTTTGGCGGTCTCGATGTTGAGTCCTTTGGCGTTTCACATGATGCGGCTGAGCCTATGTTTTACGTGTTCCATTATGGCGGGCGTAAACTTGCCCTGATGACGGATACAGGCTATGTGAGTGACCGTATGAAAGGCATCATTCAGTCAGCCAATACATTTGTATTTGAGAGCAATCATGATGTCGGTATGCTGCAAATGGGCAGATACCCGTGGAGCATTAAGCGCAGAATTCTGAGCGATGTCGGGCATGTTTCAAATGAAGATGCCGCTCTTGCGATGACAGATGTGATTGGAGATGCCACCTCACGCATTTACTTGGCTCACTTGAGTCAAGACAACAACATGAAGGATTTAGCCCGTATGGCGGTCCAGCAGACGCTTGAGATGAAAGGCTTTGTTGTCGGGGATGGCTTTGATTTATATGATACGGACCCGAAAAAAGCAACCCCACTTTGCGCCGTATGA
- a CDS encoding two-component system regulatory protein YycI, whose translation MEWNKTKTIFILAFLVLDIFLGFQYFEKRSTDHFAIIEKTDTLEEMKADGIKYGNLSDEAKIGYRITAEKKQYTKKDVDELADQKAKSTFPKTDKDDPVTLLEMTFNKPVALPKKDIKTAAANLVNQRLLDGKNYKLWSIDEESGKIVFFQTYKGKYIFQEGLEDSETIGKITLDLNDKNEVVSYQQSMVTSINEVRKETLVPALETVKDLYTQNMLSQNTTVKKVELGYYTQYPGASTQVMVPVWRVELEGVSTGSKKKTEEEYLINAIDGSTLDHIEKDDKSSME comes from the coding sequence ATGGAGTGGAATAAGACCAAAACGATCTTTATCCTAGCCTTTCTCGTTCTCGATATCTTTCTAGGATTTCAATACTTTGAAAAACGGTCAACCGATCATTTTGCGATTATCGAAAAAACGGATACGCTGGAAGAAATGAAGGCAGACGGGATCAAATATGGCAATCTATCAGATGAAGCGAAGATTGGATACCGCATTACAGCTGAAAAGAAGCAATATACGAAAAAGGATGTCGACGAATTAGCTGATCAAAAGGCGAAAAGCACATTCCCGAAAACAGACAAAGATGATCCTGTCACGCTGCTTGAAATGACCTTCAATAAACCAGTGGCCTTGCCGAAAAAAGATATCAAAACAGCGGCGGCAAACCTGGTGAACCAGCGTTTGTTGGATGGGAAGAATTATAAGCTGTGGAGTATTGATGAAGAGTCAGGGAAAATCGTCTTTTTCCAAACGTATAAAGGGAAATACATTTTCCAAGAGGGCCTTGAGGACTCCGAAACCATCGGAAAAATCACCCTAGATCTAAATGATAAAAACGAGGTCGTATCGTATCAGCAGTCAATGGTGACATCGATTAATGAAGTGAGAAAAGAAACCCTTGTTCCAGCACTTGAAACCGTGAAGGACTTATATACGCAAAACATGCTGAGCCAAAACACGACCGTGAAAAAGGTAGAGCTGGGCTACTATACGCAATACCCAGGTGCAAGCACGCAGGTCATGGTGCCTGTATGGCGAGTCGAGCTTGAAGGCGTATCCACTGGTTCAAAGAAAAAGACAGAAGAAGAATATTTGATCAATGCCATTGATGGCTCAACACTTGATCATATAGAGAAAGATGACAAATCTTCAATGGAGTGA
- the yycH gene encoding two-component system activity regulator YycH → MKRETFKTIILTILIAISLVFTWNIWMFQPVMQDQADAGTKVVETKKISSDEPKSLIDVVKPREMFIHSNGEHLKVDQKELFQNFWNDVSLWDVKEISDVSDQYSEQKFKNFFYGSGGQGKTLDLVFNDPIPIDIFQALFKWPNKSIEYNSFDRMIVPFSQQDKANKKVYLVSYSKETVLELTIESANYRNLMDSIAAAQNEMPRYDLYTFSANSKRDFLLPRKQKQLEAKMFFIETIKTSKFKDALFTDPSLVGEESNLNRTVYTDGTSRLEANQKDHRIQYQHRNINSSTVFQTGDLIKRSVKYFNDTGSFTDDYQYFGINSNQQLSFNMFMDGLPIVNSTKHPFGMTSLEVQWANDDILNYKRPNYILGNKASQSEQVKLMNGTELKDLILKQTKYDDLEKIEQIFPAYQAASTPSDQDQAMFVWLEPVWCMKYNGKTVILSHDLLTEGSENHGVE, encoded by the coding sequence ATGAAGCGTGAGACCTTTAAAACCATAATATTGACAATCCTAATTGCGATCAGTCTTGTATTTACGTGGAATATTTGGATGTTCCAGCCCGTCATGCAGGACCAGGCAGATGCCGGCACAAAGGTCGTGGAAACGAAGAAGATTTCAAGCGACGAGCCTAAAAGCCTCATTGATGTCGTAAAGCCGCGTGAGATGTTCATCCATTCAAATGGGGAGCATTTGAAAGTGGATCAAAAGGAACTCTTTCAAAACTTCTGGAATGACGTGAGCCTTTGGGATGTGAAAGAGATTTCGGATGTGTCAGATCAATATTCCGAGCAGAAATTTAAGAATTTCTTCTATGGAAGCGGAGGGCAAGGGAAGACATTGGATCTTGTGTTCAATGATCCGATTCCGATTGATATTTTCCAAGCCCTGTTTAAATGGCCGAACAAGTCCATTGAATACAACTCGTTTGATCGGATGATTGTGCCGTTCTCCCAGCAGGATAAGGCCAATAAGAAGGTCTATTTGGTTTCATACAGCAAGGAAACGGTGCTTGAGCTGACAATAGAGTCTGCTAACTATCGTAATTTGATGGACAGTATCGCAGCCGCTCAAAACGAGATGCCGCGCTATGATCTCTATACATTTTCAGCGAATTCGAAACGTGATTTCCTTCTTCCGAGAAAGCAAAAGCAGCTTGAAGCGAAAATGTTCTTTATCGAAACGATTAAGACAAGTAAATTCAAGGACGCCTTGTTTACGGACCCGAGTCTTGTCGGTGAGGAGTCTAATTTAAATCGGACGGTGTACACAGATGGCACAAGCCGTCTTGAAGCCAATCAAAAAGACCACCGCATCCAATATCAGCACCGCAATATCAACAGCAGTACCGTCTTCCAAACGGGAGATTTGATTAAGCGAAGTGTGAAATATTTCAATGATACGGGGAGTTTTACCGATGACTATCAATACTTTGGCATCAACAGCAATCAGCAGCTGTCGTTTAATATGTTTATGGATGGCCTGCCGATCGTCAACAGTACAAAGCATCCGTTTGGGATGACCTCTCTTGAAGTACAATGGGCGAATGATGACATTTTGAATTACAAGCGTCCAAACTATATTTTAGGCAACAAAGCGAGTCAGAGTGAACAGGTCAAGCTGATGAATGGGACAGAGCTGAAGGACTTAATCCTCAAGCAGACGAAATATGATGATCTGGAGAAAATTGAGCAAATTTTCCCGGCGTATCAAGCTGCTTCAACCCCATCAGATCAAGATCAAGCGATGTTTGTCTGGCTAGAGCCAGTATGGTGTATGAAATATAACGGCAAAACCGTGATTCTATCGCATGATTTGTTGACAGAGGGGAGCGAGAATCATGGAGTGGAATAA